The proteins below are encoded in one region of Segatella copri:
- a CDS encoding DUF6046 domain-containing protein, protein MAKSVLQFLIKLQANEGNVLSVARRTSEQLDNITRKATLVKSRLQSAFSFSNLKTSLMSLPGMDFLMNPYTLASAGVAAISSIGAQAEQTSVAFKTLVGNETAAAKMLGDIYNFAAKTPFEPLDLENNAKMMLGFGVSAQKVVPYLKQLGDIAMGDKEKLGGLSLVFGQVASAGKMQGQDLMQFINAGFNPLKELQKMTGKTYAELQDMMSKGQIGFDAVAAAIAHATSEGGAFNGMSDKLSQTVSGKFSTMMGNIRQAAISMFDSIKPVVLGLMDIVGALVPPISSALQFLLSIVGGVIGFFMKWKTEIAYVAVIAGVGAIAFNAQAIALWGLVGVMKVVAAVTKVWEGVQWLLNIAMNANPIGLVITAIAALVAGVVYCWNKFAGFRAFLLTQLEESGAQEWLFPMEPMISVNGQNILVRRNVSKGKIRGSIKERWTQDDYSVRIEGILMGMDGKYPEADVAKLRSFCEAGHVKALNPLLEIFGISQLAIESWDIPFTSGTINQNYTIQAYSDDIYKLLLSRDDLNA, encoded by the coding sequence ATGGCTAAAAGTGTACTTCAATTTCTTATCAAGTTGCAAGCCAACGAAGGCAATGTGCTGAGTGTGGCAAGAAGAACGTCTGAGCAGCTGGACAACATCACCAGAAAGGCGACCCTTGTAAAAAGTCGCCTCCAATCAGCCTTTTCGTTTTCTAACTTGAAGACCTCCCTGATGTCCCTCCCTGGCATGGATTTCCTGATGAATCCCTATACCCTTGCAAGTGCAGGTGTCGCAGCCATCTCGTCCATCGGTGCACAAGCCGAGCAAACGAGCGTGGCTTTTAAGACACTTGTGGGCAATGAGACGGCAGCAGCCAAGATGCTTGGAGACATTTACAACTTCGCAGCAAAGACTCCCTTTGAGCCTCTTGATCTGGAGAACAATGCCAAGATGATGCTTGGATTCGGTGTAAGCGCACAGAAGGTGGTTCCATACCTGAAACAACTTGGCGACATTGCCATGGGCGACAAAGAGAAGCTTGGTGGTCTCTCACTTGTCTTTGGACAGGTGGCATCAGCAGGAAAGATGCAAGGGCAAGACTTGATGCAGTTCATCAATGCAGGTTTCAACCCTTTGAAGGAACTCCAAAAAATGACAGGTAAGACATACGCCGAGCTTCAAGACATGATGAGCAAGGGACAGATAGGCTTTGATGCGGTGGCAGCAGCCATCGCCCATGCCACAAGCGAGGGCGGTGCTTTCAACGGCATGAGCGACAAACTGAGCCAGACTGTCAGCGGAAAGTTCTCCACCATGATGGGAAACATCAGGCAAGCAGCCATCAGCATGTTCGACTCCATCAAGCCTGTTGTGCTTGGACTGATGGACATTGTTGGAGCATTGGTTCCACCGATTTCATCAGCTCTTCAATTTCTTCTTTCCATCGTTGGCGGTGTTATCGGCTTCTTTATGAAGTGGAAGACGGAAATAGCCTATGTGGCTGTAATAGCTGGTGTTGGAGCCATCGCCTTCAATGCCCAGGCAATAGCCCTATGGGGGCTTGTGGGTGTGATGAAGGTGGTGGCGGCCGTGACCAAGGTGTGGGAAGGCGTGCAGTGGCTGTTGAACATCGCCATGAACGCAAACCCTATAGGTCTTGTCATCACTGCCATCGCAGCCCTTGTCGCAGGTGTGGTCTATTGTTGGAACAAATTCGCTGGTTTCCGTGCCTTTCTCCTGACCCAGCTTGAAGAGTCTGGAGCGCAAGAGTGGCTTTTCCCCATGGAGCCAATGATCAGCGTCAATGGGCAGAACATACTTGTGAGGCGAAACGTCTCAAAGGGCAAAATCAGGGGAAGCATCAAGGAACGTTGGACGCAGGATGACTACAGCGTGAGAATCGAGGGCATCTTGATGGGCATGGATGGCAAGTACCCTGAGGCGGACGTGGCAAAGCTCAGAAGTTTCTGTGAGGCTGGTCACGTGAAGGCACTGAATCCATTGCTTGAGATATTCGGCATCAGCCAACTTGCCATCGAGAGTTGGGACATTCCCTTCACTTCTGGCACTATCAATCAAAACTACACCATACAGG
- a CDS encoding DUF2586 domain-containing protein — protein MILPRVKIQFLNGQLGTVGESADGLLALICGAAAVAGTFVLNTAYTITSMDDLAELGVTATNNAALYKQVSEFYDEAGTGTKLVLYPVNPSTTLTNMCDYTKTDAGYARDLITKQNGNLRGIGIANVNTGASGTSINGIDPDVFTAMPKAQQLAEWATTELYAPLFFILEGRNFDPSKELKDMTKEKYDRVGIAIGDTVASSKGATIGTWLGRIAKSPVQRNIGRVKDGSLAPLEMYVGSKKIDESESTIKAIYEKGYLVPRKYVGRSGYFFADDNLACDPTGDYAHIAHRRVIDKAYRLAYDIMLDMLLDELEVNDDGTLQVGIVKSWQQTVENGINKKMTANGELCANSDGEGCQCYIDEKQNVLSTSKVLVTLKVRPYGYARYVDVNLGFLVETSNS, from the coding sequence ATGATATTACCAAGAGTAAAAATTCAGTTCCTCAATGGCCAGTTGGGAACCGTCGGTGAGAGTGCCGACGGACTCCTGGCCCTCATTTGCGGTGCGGCAGCCGTAGCAGGAACCTTTGTGCTTAACACAGCCTATACCATCACAAGCATGGATGACCTTGCCGAGCTTGGAGTCACAGCGACAAATAACGCAGCCCTCTATAAGCAGGTGTCCGAGTTCTACGATGAGGCAGGAACAGGCACAAAGCTGGTCCTCTACCCAGTCAATCCAAGCACCACCTTGACCAACATGTGTGATTACACAAAGACGGACGCAGGGTATGCGAGAGACTTGATCACCAAGCAAAACGGCAATTTGAGGGGCATCGGCATCGCCAATGTCAACACGGGAGCTTCTGGCACAAGCATCAACGGCATCGACCCCGATGTGTTCACTGCCATGCCAAAGGCACAGCAGCTGGCAGAATGGGCGACCACCGAGCTTTACGCCCCTTTGTTCTTCATCCTCGAAGGTCGCAACTTTGACCCATCGAAGGAATTGAAGGACATGACCAAGGAAAAGTATGACCGTGTGGGCATTGCCATCGGTGACACCGTGGCATCCTCCAAGGGAGCGACCATTGGCACGTGGCTTGGGCGCATTGCCAAGAGTCCAGTGCAGCGCAACATTGGCCGTGTGAAGGATGGCTCGCTTGCCCCATTGGAGATGTATGTGGGTTCCAAGAAAATTGATGAGTCCGAGAGTACCATCAAGGCAATCTATGAAAAGGGCTACCTCGTGCCACGCAAGTATGTGGGACGCTCAGGCTACTTCTTTGCTGATGACAACCTGGCCTGTGATCCTACAGGTGACTATGCGCACATCGCCCACCGTCGGGTGATAGACAAGGCATATCGCCTGGCATACGACATCATGCTTGACATGCTCCTTGACGAGCTGGAAGTCAATGATGACGGCACGCTGCAAGTTGGAATCGTGAAAAGTTGGCAGCAGACCGTGGAAAACGGCATCAACAAAAAGATGACCGCCAATGGTGAGCTTTGCGCAAATTCCGATGGTGAGGGATGCCAGTGCTACATCGACGAAAAGCAAAATGTACTCAGTACCTCGAAGGTGCTTGTGACTCTGAAAGTGCGTCCATACGGATATGCCCGATACGTGGACGTGAATCTGGGATTCTTAGTAGAAACAAGTAACAGCTAA
- a CDS encoding head maturation protease, ClpP-related, with amino-acid sequence MKQKFSNIIKGDGKSIIMLYGEVGEGRSVDSNRVVSELFALENQGCKIEVRINSQGGDVFSGMAIYNALRNSKGDITIFIDGVAASIAAIIALCGKPLYMSPYAKLMLHNVSGGTYGNASELRLMADQMEELQNNLATMIAGRLGMEAENVAKKYFDGKDHWMTASEAMDMKLVDGIYDMDEVSNPPTTTEGIYNYFNNRFDFKPQNNEEMALIDEIKTIPSFEDKADSSAVLAHIKELENKAAKVAILEKTVNTYKNELEKAHKEQDDALINEAVKAGKISNEQVETFKNLLKSDRENTIKLIGGMKGRASNRAMAFINPDTPSGGSFANKTWDEIDKENNLAQLKNQDPALFKNLYKQKFGVDYNE; translated from the coding sequence ATGAAACAAAAATTTAGCAATATAATAAAAGGTGATGGCAAGTCTATCATCATGCTTTATGGAGAAGTCGGTGAAGGGCGTTCCGTAGATAGCAACCGTGTGGTGAGCGAGCTTTTCGCATTGGAGAACCAAGGCTGCAAGATCGAAGTGCGCATAAACAGCCAGGGTGGAGATGTTTTCAGCGGCATGGCTATCTACAACGCCCTCCGAAACTCCAAAGGCGACATCACCATATTTATTGATGGAGTGGCAGCGAGCATCGCTGCAATCATTGCCTTATGTGGAAAACCGCTCTATATGAGTCCCTATGCCAAACTTATGCTTCATAATGTGAGCGGTGGCACATACGGCAATGCCTCCGAACTTCGACTGATGGCAGATCAGATGGAAGAATTGCAGAACAACCTTGCCACCATGATAGCAGGTCGCCTTGGCATGGAGGCTGAAAACGTGGCAAAGAAATACTTCGATGGGAAGGATCACTGGATGACAGCGAGCGAGGCAATGGACATGAAGCTCGTGGATGGAATCTATGACATGGATGAGGTGTCGAACCCACCGACAACAACAGAAGGCATTTACAACTATTTTAATAATCGGTTTGACTTCAAACCACAAAACAATGAAGAAATGGCATTAATAGATGAAATCAAGACGATTCCAAGCTTTGAGGACAAAGCGGATTCGAGTGCCGTCCTGGCACACATCAAAGAACTGGAGAACAAGGCAGCCAAGGTGGCCATCCTCGAAAAAACGGTGAATACCTACAAGAATGAGCTTGAAAAGGCTCACAAAGAGCAAGATGATGCTCTCATCAATGAGGCGGTCAAGGCTGGCAAAATTAGCAATGAGCAGGTGGAGACCTTCAAAAACCTCTTGAAGAGCGACCGTGAGAACACCATCAAGCTCATCGGTGGCATGAAGGGACGTGCAAGCAACCGTGCCATGGCTTTCATCAACCCAGACACACCATCAGGTGGCTCGTTCGCCAACAAGACATGGGATGAGATTGACAAGGAAAACAACCTTGCCCAGTTGAAGAACCAAGACCCTGCACTTTTCAAGAACCTCTACAAGCAGAAGTTCGGTGTGGACTACAATGAGTAA
- a CDS encoding helix-turn-helix domain-containing protein translates to MVKSNIDKKSIAKDLFIKSRCTQEEIAEKVGITRQTVSRWIREGKWEELRVSITISTEQIIAGMIKQISDIQDGANARPEGQRALTAKEADTIVKLSSAIKKLQNEAGITDIVNVGIKFTNWLRSIDIEKAKEYNELWDLFIKDQLK, encoded by the coding sequence ATGGTAAAAAGTAACATAGACAAGAAGAGCATTGCCAAGGATTTGTTCATCAAAAGCCGATGCACACAGGAAGAAATCGCTGAAAAGGTGGGAATCACCAGGCAGACGGTCTCCCGATGGATCAGGGAAGGGAAATGGGAAGAGCTACGTGTCTCCATAACTATCTCCACGGAGCAAATCATTGCTGGCATGATCAAGCAAATCAGTGACATACAGGATGGGGCGAATGCACGTCCTGAAGGACAGCGTGCTTTGACGGCCAAGGAGGCAGACACCATTGTCAAGCTGTCTTCTGCCATCAAGAAATTACAGAATGAGGCAGGAATCACAGACATAGTGAACGTGGGCATCAAGTTTACCAACTGGCTTCGCTCCATTGACATAGAAAAGGCCAAGGAGTACAACGAGCTTTGGGATTTATTCATTAAAGATCAGTTGAAATGA
- a CDS encoding phage protein Gp36 family protein, with amino-acid sequence MANFINTSDYDATIHREILDSLLRKESTTYDPQIIEICEDRAISEMRGYLNKTYDCDKIFSAEGEARNPLILMFAIDITVYHIFCQHNPYKLAKIRQDRYDRAIEWLKGVMKGDITIDGAPKLPDEQVADNSRWQILADEIRPTLL; translated from the coding sequence ATGGCAAATTTTATCAATACTTCGGACTACGATGCAACCATACATCGTGAGATTCTGGACTCCCTCCTTCGCAAGGAGTCCACGACATACGACCCACAAATCATTGAGATTTGCGAGGACAGGGCCATCTCTGAAATGAGAGGCTACCTTAACAAGACATACGACTGTGACAAGATCTTCTCAGCTGAGGGCGAGGCAAGAAACCCTCTTATCCTGATGTTTGCCATCGACATCACTGTCTATCACATCTTCTGTCAGCACAACCCTTACAAGCTGGCAAAGATACGGCAAGACCGCTATGACCGTGCCATTGAGTGGTTGAAGGGAGTGATGAAGGGAGACATCACCATCGACGGTGCTCCCAAGTTGCCCGATGAGCAAGTTGCAGACAATTCCAGATGGCAAATCTTGGCAGATGAGATAAGACCGACACTTTTATAA
- a CDS encoding DUF935 family protein produces MKKFKKRLGYKPNGGSSNKIVQGGFRKVEGNRPPDVFLQMPELFMFNMKDYMESVRSAKSVDFSYRVKLFDMYESAQLDLHLSGVLDKRLRGVTQIPIEFQRDGKPDEDICRQLRSPWFKQLRRDLVMSKFYGFTLVQFYLDDDGNIRYDLIDRKHYDPVFHKLLKHQGDQSGIDIDEFDNILFVGTERGLGIFAELLPAVLYKRGDMSDWAKFCNIFGMPIREYTYDAGDEDARKKIIADARNQGSNAVYIHPNESEMKLIEAGNKTGSSDLYQNFAEYWDSKISIRVLGNTLTTDAKDNGTQALGTVHKEEEDDMNADDRDFLLDILNYDMKNIFENLGFNVEGGEFVYAHKDKTEPQAMLNIVKGMKEMGLPMDDDWLYETFSIEKPKDYDQQKEAIETQKQALRDSLQCKGNEHEEEDPDNEKKDPKKKPLNSDKKAFKDRLKSFFGIAPAIGADTDF; encoded by the coding sequence ATGAAGAAATTTAAGAAGAGACTGGGATACAAGCCAAATGGTGGTAGTTCCAACAAGATAGTTCAGGGTGGTTTCAGAAAAGTAGAGGGAAACCGCCCTCCAGACGTGTTCCTACAGATGCCTGAGCTTTTCATGTTCAACATGAAGGACTACATGGAATCCGTAAGGAGTGCCAAAAGTGTGGATTTCTCGTACCGCGTCAAGTTGTTTGACATGTATGAGTCAGCCCAGCTTGACCTCCATCTATCAGGTGTGCTCGACAAGCGACTTCGTGGTGTCACTCAGATTCCCATTGAGTTCCAACGAGACGGCAAGCCCGATGAGGATATTTGCCGTCAGCTTCGCTCTCCATGGTTCAAACAGTTGCGAAGGGATCTTGTCATGTCGAAGTTCTATGGCTTCACCCTCGTTCAGTTCTACTTGGATGATGATGGGAACATTCGATACGATCTCATTGACCGCAAACACTATGATCCTGTTTTCCACAAGCTCTTGAAGCACCAGGGCGACCAAAGTGGCATCGACATAGATGAGTTCGACAACATCCTGTTTGTCGGCACTGAGCGTGGACTGGGCATCTTTGCGGAACTTCTTCCTGCCGTGCTCTACAAGCGTGGCGACATGAGCGACTGGGCGAAGTTCTGCAACATCTTTGGTATGCCAATCCGTGAATATACCTATGATGCAGGTGATGAGGACGCTCGCAAGAAAATCATTGCCGATGCAAGAAACCAAGGTAGCAATGCCGTCTATATCCATCCAAATGAGAGTGAGATGAAGCTGATAGAGGCAGGAAACAAAACAGGTTCTTCTGACCTCTACCAGAACTTTGCGGAATATTGGGACAGCAAGATTTCCATCCGTGTGCTGGGCAATACCCTCACCACCGATGCAAAGGACAATGGCACGCAAGCCCTTGGAACTGTCCACAAGGAGGAAGAGGATGACATGAACGCTGATGATCGTGATTTTCTGCTTGACATACTTAACTATGACATGAAGAACATCTTCGAGAACCTTGGCTTCAATGTGGAGGGTGGTGAGTTTGTCTATGCCCACAAGGACAAGACTGAGCCTCAGGCCATGCTTAACATCGTGAAGGGAATGAAGGAAATGGGCTTGCCTATGGATGATGACTGGCTCTATGAAACATTCAGCATTGAAAAGCCAAAGGACTACGACCAACAGAAAGAAGCCATTGAAACTCAGAAGCAGGCCTTGCGAGACAGTCTCCAATGCAAGGGGAACGAGCATGAGGAAGAAGACCCAGACAACGAGAAAAAAGACCCGAAAAAGAAGCCTTTGAACAGTGATAAAAAAGCGTTCAAAGACCGCCTGAAAAGTTTTTTCGGAATAGCCCCAGCTATCGGGGCGGACACCGACTTCTGA
- a CDS encoding phage minor head protein has translation MWREVLRIINEGTVEGLAKAKTPPTHEEYFYKALRHSNEVFAAFKVHTMGQEMAAKLYDSKGQLKPFGKWVEDVSAISSHQVGSWLQTEYDTAVIRAHAAADWREFERNKDILPNLRWMPTTSKEPESSHRAYWQMKLTLPVDDPFWNEHHPGDRWNCKCSLEATDDPVVRPKDMEPTKPQRGLENNTGKDGHTFSDNHPYFPKDCKHCDFYKKGSFRNRLKRLFSNRAKDCFNCPFIDGCINRLEAKQPIEEKAFARKQEVKDQDLMPKMDKEPCSSVLSGTLNRTNKVRNALLKHCHHDYDVDAAIYIWNNPSEMKFIRVSPLGEGKDMSLPKNIANIEKKQKVLHFVEFRQYEFEYEGKTFEVKMALCQKGYEQFYSLKEK, from the coding sequence ATGTGGCGTGAGGTACTACGCATCATCAATGAGGGAACCGTGGAGGGACTTGCCAAGGCAAAGACACCTCCAACCCATGAGGAATACTTCTACAAGGCTCTCAGACACTCCAACGAGGTCTTTGCTGCCTTCAAGGTTCACACCATGGGCCAGGAGATGGCTGCAAAACTTTATGACTCCAAGGGACAGTTGAAACCTTTTGGCAAGTGGGTGGAGGATGTGAGTGCAATCAGTAGCCACCAAGTAGGTTCTTGGCTACAGACGGAATACGACACGGCCGTCATACGTGCCCATGCTGCTGCCGACTGGAGAGAGTTTGAGCGAAACAAGGACATCTTGCCAAACCTCAGATGGATGCCGACCACCTCCAAGGAGCCAGAGAGTAGCCACCGTGCCTATTGGCAGATGAAGCTCACACTCCCAGTGGATGATCCATTCTGGAATGAGCACCACCCAGGAGACCGATGGAACTGCAAGTGTTCGCTCGAAGCCACTGATGACCCAGTGGTCCGTCCCAAGGACATGGAGCCTACAAAGCCTCAGAGGGGACTGGAGAACAACACTGGCAAGGATGGACACACGTTCAGTGACAATCACCCATACTTCCCAAAGGACTGCAAACACTGCGATTTCTATAAAAAAGGTTCTTTCAGGAATAGACTTAAAAGACTATTCTCTAATAGAGCCAAGGATTGTTTTAATTGTCCATTCATAGACGGCTGTATAAATAGATTGGAAGCAAAACAACCTATAGAGGAAAAGGCTTTTGCTCGCAAGCAAGAGGTGAAAGACCAAGACCTCATGCCAAAGATGGACAAAGAACCATGTAGCTCTGTTCTTTCTGGAACTTTGAACCGTACCAACAAAGTAAGAAACGCCCTTCTGAAACATTGCCACCATGACTATGATGTCGATGCTGCCATTTATATATGGAATAATCCATCAGAAATGAAATTCATTAGGGTAAGTCCGCTTGGTGAGGGAAAGGACATGAGCCTTCCAAAAAACATTGCCAACATTGAAAAGAAACAAAAGGTTCTTCATTTCGTAGAGTTCAGACAATATGAATTTGAGTATGAGGGAAAGACCTTCGAGGTTAAAATGGCTCTATGTCAAAAAGGCTATGAGCAATTTTATTCATTGAAGGAAAAATAA
- a CDS encoding phage virion morphogenesis protein, whose amino-acid sequence MDAKNLEKLVEKAKDDIMKEVNDRLPRKVGVIAVNHFKQNFRDGGWLDDGLHPWKKALRQKQGGPDAKYGPLTSRRNHLMSSIQSKPGLGEVTIENPVPYAAIHNDGGDITTHPTVSPKMRRFAWHMAYSLAGVKGKGTLPKELPEEARLWKCLALTKKDKITVKAHIPQRQFMGDSKELQVKVNKTINDSLEKIKDGIISLSNH is encoded by the coding sequence ATGGATGCAAAAAACTTAGAAAAATTGGTTGAAAAGGCCAAGGATGACATAATGAAGGAAGTAAACGACCGCCTTCCTCGAAAAGTTGGAGTGATAGCTGTGAACCACTTCAAGCAAAATTTCCGTGATGGTGGTTGGCTTGATGACGGTCTTCATCCATGGAAAAAGGCCCTCAGACAAAAGCAAGGTGGCCCAGATGCCAAGTATGGGCCACTCACCTCCAGGCGAAACCACCTGATGAGTTCCATACAGAGCAAGCCAGGGTTGGGTGAGGTGACAATAGAGAACCCTGTGCCATACGCTGCCATCCACAATGATGGAGGCGACATCACCACGCATCCCACGGTCTCGCCCAAGATGAGACGCTTTGCATGGCACATGGCTTACTCGCTCGCTGGTGTCAAGGGGAAGGGAACACTGCCAAAGGAACTTCCAGAAGAGGCACGCTTGTGGAAGTGCCTCGCATTGACTAAAAAAGACAAGATCACCGTGAAAGCCCATATTCCACAACGTCAGTTCATGGGCGACTCCAAGGAGCTACAGGTGAAGGTAAACAAGACTATAAACGATTCATTGGAAAAAATCAAAGATGGAATT